The following proteins are encoded in a genomic region of Debaryomyces hansenii CBS767 chromosome G complete sequence:
- a CDS encoding DEHA2G05720p (no similarity), which produces MSDLNNGGLQMVTILETIKKFSENINGYKLVSMGGSVVCGMIYIYRYHKVSQVLPQRHSEDFKSLTTAITGLCLWNFMITAFAETTLLNLDNVSGYLNGDEDLPKNFRGYFVNEDIHSVLNMYYLRKDVKLLSVTVVSMTLFQIFSHVIMKSVEYISFISTEDSNDVEKAVEPRPLSKSVSFDVDLTTYQYSDMELSVSKSRLNFGQSPLKSFFIKHCISFVILSVISYCIVPDSFLFNSSAILFQCSSITLKSDHIFYSIFTLFFLDVATIFVKVANHPKLRNFPQFTSILSRFIWCYSSVILATSMSLMLLFNDVLINLVKLLAIYTYAPTHTITYDVSFVTQIFVNYLTHSIQSSCTAGAECSQLELVNTLSKNFVWLKDILSSCCIVLNLSCLVILPMLIWLVIIESKLGRSIY; this is translated from the coding sequence ATGTCAGACTTAAATAACGGTGGCTTACAAATGGTCACCATACTCGAAACGATTAAAAAGTTTTCAGAAAACATTAATGGATACAAATTAGTACTGATGGGCGGTAGCGTCGTATGTGGtatgatatatatatacagaTATCACAAAGTTAGCCAAGTATTGCCTCAAAGGCATTCGGAAGATTTTAAAAGTTTGACTACGGCTATAACAGGTCTATGCTTGTGGAACTTCATGATTACAGCATTCGCTGAAACCACATTGCTCAACTTGGATAATGTGCTGGGATATTTGAATGGTGATGAGGACTTACCTAAAAACTTCAGAGGATACTTTGTAAATGAAGACATCCATTCGGTATTGAATATGTACTATTTGCGGAAAGATGTGAAGTTATTATCCGTAACGGTTGTATCGATGACATTGTTCCAAATTTTTTCTCATGTCATCATGAAAAGTGTcgaatatatttcattcatttcCACCGAAGACAGCAATGATGTCGAGAAGGCTGTGGAACCACGCCCTCTCTCTAAATCTGTTTCATTCGACGTTGACTTAACTACATACCAATACCTGGACATGGAATTATCGGTATCCAAGTCCAGATTAAACTTCGGCCAATCGCCGCTCAAGTCATTTTTCATCAAGCATTGCATCTCATTCGTCATCCTTTCCGTCATATCATATTGCATAGTTCCAGACAGTttcttatttaattcatcagcaattctttttcaatgctCGAGCATCACCCTCAAGTCTGATCACATTTTCTACTCGATTTTTACccttttctttcttgaCGTGGCCACCATATTTGTCAAGGTTGCAAACCATCCCAAACTCAGAAACTTCCCCCAGTTTACTTCCATCTTATCCAGATTCATATGGTGCTATAGCAGCGTGATCCTTGCCACGTCCATGAGCTTGATgctattattcaatgatgTGCTCATCAATTTGGTCAAATTGCTCGCTATTTATACATATGCGCCGACTCACACGATCACCTACGATGTTCTGTTCGTTACGCAGATTTTCGTTAACTATTTAACGCACAGTATTCAACTGTCTTGTACCGCCGGTGCAGAATGTTCCCAATTGGAATTAGTTAATACATTATCGAAAAACTTTGTTTGGTTGAAAGATATCCTAAGCAGCTGCTGCATTGTGCTCAACTTATCATGCTTAGTGATACTACCAATGTTAATTTGGTTAGTGATAATTGAATCTAAACTCGGACGCtctatttattga
- a CDS encoding DEHA2G05742p (highly similar to uniprot|P32324 Saccharomyces cerevisiae YOR133W EFT1 Elongation factor 2 (EF-2) and highly similar to uniprot|P32324 Saccharomyces cerevisiae YDR385W EFT2 Elongation factor 2 (EF-2)), which yields MVAFTIEQIRELMDKVTNVRNMSVIAHVDHGKSTLTDSLVQRAGIISAAKAGEARFTDTRKDEQERGITIKSTAISLYASMTDDDCKEIQQKTVGNSFLINLIDSPGHVDFSSEVTAALRVTDGALVVVDCVEGVCVQTETVLRQALGERIKPVVIINKVDRALLELQVTKEDLYQSFSRTIESVNVIISTYVDSSLGDSQVYPDKGTVAFGSGLHGWAFTVRQFATRYSKKFGVDRIKMMERLWGDSYFNPKTKKWTNKDKDAEGKTLERAFNMFVLDPIFRLFSSIMNFKKSEIPTLLEKLEINLKAEEKELEGKALLKVVMRKFLPAADALLEMIVIHLPSPVTAQAYRAETLYEGPADDASCIAIKNCDPTADLMVYISKMVPTSDKGRFYAFGRVFAGTVKSGQKVRIQGPNYQVGKKDDLFVKAIQRTVLMMGRFVEAIDDCPAGNIVGLVGVDQFLLKSGTITTNEASHNMKVMKFSVSPVVQVAVEVKNANDLPKLVEGLKRLSKSDPCVLTSMSESGEHIVAATGELHLEICLSDLQNDHAGIPLKISPPIVSYRETVNAESSMVALSKSPNKHNRIYVKAQPIDEEVSLDIEKGVINPRDDFKARARILADNHGWDVTDARKIWCFGPDGNGPNLVVDQTKAVQYLNEIKDSVVAAFQWATKEGPIFGENVRSVRVNILDVTLHADAIHRGGGQIIPTMRRVTYASMLLAEPAIQEPVFLVEIQCPENAIGGIYSVLNKKRGQVISEEQRPGTPLFTVKAYLPVNESFGFSGELRQSTGGQAFPQLIFDHWANLNGDPTDPTSKVGTIVKEKRERQGMKPDVPGYEEYYDKL from the exons ATGG TTGCTTTCACTATTGAACAAATCCGTGAATTGATGGACAAGGTTACCAATGTCCGTAACATGTCCGTCATTGCTCACGTCGATCACGGTAAATCCACTTTAACTGATTCGTTGGTTCAAAGAGCTGGTATTATTTCTGCTGCTAAGGCTGGTGAAGCTAGATTCACTGATACCAGAAAAGATGAACAAGAAAGAGGTATTACTATTAAGTCTACCGCTATTTCCTTGTACGCTTCTATGACTGACGATGACTGTAAGGAAATCCAACAAAAGACCGTAGGTAACTCTTTCTTGATTAACTTGATCGATTCGCCAGGTCACGTTGATTTCTCCTCTGAAGTCACTGCTGCTTTGCGTGTTACCGATGGTGCTTTAGTTGTCGTTGATTGTGTTGAAGGTGTTTGTGTCCAAACCGAAACCGTTTTACGTCAAGCTTTAGGTGAAAGAATTAAGCCAgttgttattattaacaAGGTTGATCGTgctttattagaattgcAAGTCACCAAGGAAGATTTATACCAATCTTTCTCCAGAACTATTGAATCCGTTAACGTTATTATCTCTACTTACGTTGATTCCAGTTTAGGTGATTCTCAAGTCTACCCAGACAAGGGTACCGTTGCTTTCGGTTCCGGTTTACACGGTTGGGCTTTCACCGTCAGACAATTCGCCACCAGATACTCCAAGAAGTTCGGTGTTGACAGAATTAAGATGATGGAAAGATTATGGGGTGACTCTTACTTCAACCCAAAGACCAAGAAATGGACTAACAAGGACAAGGATGCTGAAGGTAAGACTTTAGAAAGAGCTTTCAATATGTTCGTCTTAGACCCAATCTTCAGATTATTCTCTTCTATCATGAACTTCAAGAAGTCTGAAATCCCAACCTTATTAGAAAAGTTGGAAATCAACTTGAAGGCtgaagaaaaggaattaGAAGGTAAGGCTTTATTAAAGGTTGTTATGAGAAAGTTCTTACCAGCTGCTGATGctttattagaaatgatTGTCATTCACTTACCATCCCCAGTTACCGCTCAAGCTTACAGAGCCGAAACCTTATACGAAGGTCCAGCTGACGATGCTTCCTGTATCGCCATCAAGAACTGTGACCCTACCGCTGATTTAATGGTCTACATCTCCAAGATGGTTCCAACCTCTGATAAGGGTAGATTCTACGCTTTCGGTCGTGTTTTCGCCGGTACCGTTAAGTCTGGTCAAAAGGTCAGAATTCAAGGTCCAAACTACCAAGTCGGTAAGAAGGATGACTTATTCGTCAAGGCTATTCAAAGAACTGTTTTGATGATGGGTAGATTCGTCGAAGCTATCGATGACTGTCCAGCTGGTAACATTGTTGGTTTAGTTGGTGTCGATCAATTCTTATTAAAGTCTGGTACCATCACCACCAACGAGGCTTCCCACAATATGAAGGTCATGAAGTTCTCTGTCTCTCCAGTTGTTCAAGTCGCTGTTGAAGTCAAGAACGCCAACgatttaccaaaattaGTCGAAGGTTTAAAGAGATTATCCAAGTCCGATCCATGTGTCTTGACCTCTATGTCTGAATCTGGTGAACACATTGTTGCTGCTACTGGTGAATTACACTTGGAAATTTGTTTATCTGATTTACAAAACGATCACGCTGGTATTCCATTAAAGATCTCCCCACCAATTGTTTCTTACAGAGAAACCGTTAACGCTGAATCTTCCATGGTCGCTTTATCTAAGTCTCCAAACAAGCATAACAGAATTTACGTTAAGGCTCAAccaattgatgaagaagtCTCCTTAGACATTGAAAAGGGTGTTATTAACCCAAGAGATGATTTCAAGGCCAGAGCTAGAATCTTAGCCGACAATCACGGTTGGGATGTCACTGACGCCAGAAAGATCTGGTGTTTCGGTCCAGATGGTAACGGTCCAAACTTGGTTGTCGATCAAACCAAGGCCGTCCAATACTTGAACGAAATCAAGGATTCCGTCGTCGCTGCTTTCCAATGGGCTACCAAGGAAGGTCCAATCTTCGGTGAAAACGTTAGATCCGTTAGAGTTAACATCTTGGATGTTACCTTACACGCTGATGCTATTCACAGAGGTGGTGGTCAAATTATCCCAACCATGAGAAGAGTTACTTACGCTTCCATGTTATTAGCTGAACCAGCTATTCAAGAACCAGTCTTCTTGGTTGAAATTCAATGTCCAGAAAACGCCATTGGTGGTATCTACTCCGTTTTGAACAAGAAGAGAGGTCAAGTTATCTCTGAAGAACAAAGACCAGGTACTCCATTGTTCACTGTTAAGGCCTACTTACCAGTCAATGAATCGTTCGGTTTCAGTGGTGAATTAAGACAATCTACTGGTGGTCAAGCTTTCCCACAATTGATCTTCGATCACTGGGCCAACTTAAACGGTGACCCAACTGACCCAACCTCCAAGGTCGGTACCATCGTCAAGGAAAAGAGAGAACGTCAAGGTATGAAGCCTGATGTTCCAGGTTACGAAGAATACtatgataaattataa
- a CDS encoding DEHA2G05764p (similar to uniprot|P04161 Saccharomyces cerevisiae YDR408C ADE8 Phosphoribosyl-glycinamide transformylase catalyzes a step in the 'de novo' purine nucleotide biosynthetic pathway) — MPDITVLISGSGSNLQALIDAEKKGELGGTITQVVSSSDTAYGLTRASQASIGTKTHILKNYYKGTTKEDKSEREARREKFNEDLAKLLINGDIRDTPVDGYTKPDLVVCAGWMLILSPTVLTPLEKTGITIINLHPALPGAFDGTHAIERAWKAGQSGDITTGGVMIHKVIAEVDRGAPVLVKEIDLRKDESLDDYETRIHDLEHVAIVEGTNIVLKELAK, encoded by the coding sequence ATGCCTGATATAACAGTGTTAATATCCGGGTCAGGGTCGAACTTGCAGGCATTGATCGATGCGGAAAAGAAAGGAGAACTCGGTGGCACAATCACGCAGGTGGTTTCTTCGAGCGACACAGCATATGGCTTGACGAGGGCATCGCAGGCTTCAATTGGTACCAAGACacatattttgaagaactATTACAAGGGAACCACGAAAGAAGATAAGAGCGAGCGCGAAGCGAGAAGAGAGAAATTCAATGAGGACTTGGCCAAGCTCTTGATCAACGGGGACATCAGGGACACTCCGGTGGACGGATACACCAAGCCAGATTTGGTGGTGTGTGCGGGCTGGATGTTGATTTTGTCACCCACAGTGTTGACACCGTTGGAGAAGACGGGTATAACGATCATCAACTTGCATCCAGCATTACCGGGAGCATTTGACGGAACACATGCTATCGAGAGAGCGTGGAAAGCGGGCCAGTCTGGAGACATAACTACTGGAGGGGTGATGATTCACAAGGTCATAGCAGAAGTCGACAGAGGAGCACCGGTACTAGTCAAGGAGATTGATTTACGCAAAGACGAATCATTGGACGATTACGAAACGAGGATACATGATCTCGAACATGTTGCGATCGTAGAAGGTACAAATATAGTCTTGAAAGAATTAGCTAAGTAG
- a CDS encoding DEHA2G05786p (similar to uniprot|P28241 Saccharomyces cerevisiae YOR136W IDH2 Subunit of mitochondrial NAD(+)-dependent isocitrate dehydrogenase) — MFRQITRQSAISPRFTRSYIAGQFTGSKKSNGKYTVTLIEGDGIGPEISQSVKDIYAAAKVPIEFESVDVTPLLIDGKTTLPQPAVDSVNKNLVALKGPLATPVGKGHTSMNLTLRRTFNLFANVRPCKSVVGYDTPYENVDTVLIRENTEGEYSGIEHTIVPGVVQSIKLITKPASEKVIRYAFEYAKSINKPHVLVVHKASIMKLSDGLFVSTAKEIGKEYPDIKLDYELLDNTSLKLTADPADYKDVVMVMPNLYGDIMSDLSSGLIGGLGLTPSGNMGNKVSIFEAVHGSAPDIAGKGLANPTALLLSSCMMLRHMSLNSDADKIEKAVLDTIASGKENRTGDLYGTSSTQNFTEQVITRL; from the coding sequence ATGTTCAGACAGATAACTAGACAATCAGCAATTTCCCCAAGATTCACCAGATCTTATATTGCCGGTCAATTTACCGGAAGCAAGAAGTCTAATGGTAAGTATACCGTGACCTTGATCGAAGGTGATGGTATCGGTCCTGAAATCTCTCAATCCGTTAAGGATATCTACGCCGCTGCCAAGGTCCCAATCGAATTTGAATCCGTTGACGTTACTCCGTTATTAATTGATGGTAAGACCACTTTACCACAACCAGCTGTTGATTCAGTCAACAAAAACTTAGTTGCATTAAAGGGACCATTAGCTACCCCAGTTGGTAAGGGTCACACCTCTATGAACTTGACCTTGAGAAGAACTTTCAACTTGTTTGCCAATGTTCGTCCATGTAAGTCGGTTGTCGGATACGATACTCCATACGAAAACGTTGATACCGTGTTAATCAGAGAAAACACCGAAGGTGAATACTCGGGTATTGAACACACTATCGTTCCAGGTGTTGTGCAATCGATCAAGTTGATCACCAAGCCAGCCTCCGAAAAGGTTATTAGATACGCTTTTGAATACGCCAAATCTATCAACAAGCCACATGTTCTTGTTGTGCACAAGGCCTCCATCATGAAGTTGTCCGATGGTTTGTTTGTTTCCACTGCCAAGGAAATCGGTAAGGAATACCCAGACATCAAGTTAGATTACGAATTGTTAGATAACActtctttgaaattgacTGCTGACCCAGCGGACTATAAGGATGTTGTCATGGTCATGCCTAACTTATATGGTGATATCATGTCCGATTTATCATCTGGTTTAATCGGTGGTTTAGGTTTAACTCCATCGGGTAACATGGGTAACAAGGTCTCCATTTTCGAAGCCGTCCACGGTTCTGCTCCAGATATTGCCGGTAAAGGTTTAGCTAACCCAACCgctttattattatcttcatgTATGATGTTGAGACACATGTCTTTAAACTCTGATGCTGACAAGATTGAAAAGGCTGTCTTAGATACCATTGCTTCCGGTAAGGAAAACAGAACTGGTGACTTATACGGTACTTCTTCCACCCAAAACTTCACCGAACAAGTTATTACCAGATTATAA
- a CDS encoding DEHA2G05808p (highly similar to uniprot|P32771 Saccharomyces cerevisiae YDL168W SFA1 Long-chain alcohol dehydrogenase (glutathione-dependent formaldehyde dehydrogenase)) produces the protein MSDSTTGKTIICKAAIAWEAGKPLTIEDIEVAPPKAHEVRIKILHTGVCHTDAYTLSGVDPEGAFPVVLGHEGAGIVESVGEGVDNVKVGDSVVALYTPECKECKFCKSGKTNLCGKIRSTQGKGVMPDGTSRFKCKGKELLHFMGCSTFSQYTVVADISVVAVNPKAQPDKTCLLGCGITTGYGAATITANVGEGDNIAVFGAGCVGLSVVQGALQRKAAKIIVVDINDSKKEWAEKFGATDFVNSAKLPSDTTIVDKLVEMTDGGCDFTFDCTGNVNVMRNALEACHKGWGTSVVIGVAAAGKEISTRPFQLVTGRVWKGAAFGGVKGRSQLPDIVENYMNGGLKVDEFITHRHELENINTAFDDMHAGDCIRAVINM, from the exons ATGTCAGACTCTACCACTGGTAAA ACTATTATATGTAAGGCTGCAATTGCCTGGGAAGCAGGTAAGCCATTAActattgaagatattgaagttgCTCCACCAAAGGCCCACGAAGTTCGtatcaaaattttgcaCACCGGTGTTTGTCACACTGATGCTTACACATTGAGTGGTGTTGACCCAGAAGGTGCTTTCCCAGTTGTTTTGGGACACGAAGGTGCCGGAATTGTGGAAAGTGTTGGTGAAGGGGTTGACAATGTCAAGGTAGGTGATAGTGTTGTTGCTTTATACACTCCTGAATGTAAGGAATGTAAGTTCTGTAAGTCAGGAAAGACCAACTTATGTGGTAAGATCAGATCCACCCAAGGTAAGGGTGTTATGCCTGATGGCACTTCAAGATTTAAGTGCAAGGGTAAGGAGTTGTTGCACTTCATGGGATGTTCGACTTTCTCCCAATACACGGTCGTAGCTGACATCTCAGTTGTTGCTGTTAATCCAAAGGCTCAGCCAGACAAGACCTGTTTGTTGGGTTGTGGTATTACAACTGGTTATGGTGCTGCTACCATCACTGCGAATGTTGGCGAGGGTGACAACATTGCTGTTTTCGGTGCTGGATGTGTTGGTTTATCGGTTGTTCAGGGTGCCCTTCAAAGAAAGGCAGCAAAGATTATAGTCGTTGATATCAATGACTCCAAGAAAGAATGGGCTGAAAAATTCGGTGCCACTGACTTTGTAAACTCTGCCAAATTACCTAGCGACACCACCATTGTCGACAAATTAGTCGAAATGACCGATGGTGGCTGTGACTTCACTTTCGACTGTACTGGTAACGTCAACGTCATGAGAAATGCCTTAGAAGCGTGCCATAAAGGTTGGGGTACCTCTGTCGTTATCGGAGTTGCTGCTGCTGGTAAAGAAATCTCCACCAGACCTTTCCAATTGGTCACCGGTAGAGTATGGAAGGGTGCTGCATTCGGTGGTGTCAAGGGCAGATCTCAATTGCCAGACATAGTCGAAAACTACATGAATGGCGGTTTGAAGGTTGACGAATTCATCACTCACAGACACGAGTTAGAGAATATCAACACCGCGTTTGATGATATGCATGCTGGTGACTGTATCAGAGCTGTTATTAACATGTAA
- a CDS encoding DEHA2G05830p (similar to uniprot|Q7LIE3 Saccharomyces cerevisiae YDR214W AHA1 Activator of Heat Shock Protein 90 ATPase), with protein sequence MVVHNPNNWHWVDKNCIDWTRQYFNENLINISAAEGEKDVFVNTISSVEGDVEVCQRKGKVISLFDLKVVLEIKGHSISQSKKEGDFSGSITVPELAYDSTEDDLQFDISIYNEDADSEKMRPLIKKELLPKLRDSLIKFGRDLITTHSSDIQLSSDKVNSAYTKANQENAQNTPAAAKKASAPTPAAQKSTSSGAAAAKSASNSSVPRYNTSTLHLEPTFNTTAEQLYITLLDQQRVAAWSRSNPSMGSFPPEEGSEFSLFGGSISGKFLKLVPNEKIVQLWRLEDWKSGHYAQLDLQLIQGSGETKMIVKWSGIPVGEEDRVRGNFEDYYIRSIKITFGFGAVL encoded by the coding sequence ATGGTTGTACATAATCCTAATAATTGGCATTGGGTTGACAAAAACTGTATTGACTGGACAAGACAATATTTCAACGAAAATTTGATCAACATATCTGCAGCTGAAGGTGAAAAAGATGTATTTGTGAACACAATTTCATCCGTTGAAGGTGATGTCGAGGTTTGTCAACGTAAGGGAAAGGTTATTTCTCTCTTTGACTTGAAGGTAGTCCTTGAGATCAAGGGTCATTCGATTTCTCAGTCGAAGAAAGAAGGCGACTTTTCTGGTTCAATCACAGTTCCTGAGTTAGCGTACGATTCGACTGAAGACGATTTACAGTTCGATATCAGTATCTACAATGAAGATGCCGATTCAGAAAAGATGAGACCACTTATTAAGAAGGAATTGTTACCTAAATTAAGAGACAGCTTGATTAAATTCGGCCGCGACTTGATAACTACTCATAGTTCCGACATTCAATTGTCGTCTGACAAAGTCAACTCCGCATATACCAAGGCCAACCAAGAAAACGCCCAGAACACTCCAGCAGCTGCAAAGAAGGCATCTGCCCCAACTCCGGCTGCTCAAAAGAGTACATCCTCGGGTGCTGCTGCTGCAAAATCGGCATCTAATTCGTCTGTGCCAAGATATAACACGTCTACTTTGCACTTGGAACCTACTTTCAACACCACCGCTGAGCAATTGTATATCACATTATTGGACCAGCAACGTGTTGCTGCCTGGAGTAGATCCAATCCGTCAATGGGAAGCTTCCCACCAGAAGAAGGCTCTGAATTTAGTCTCTTTGGGGGTTCCATCAGTGGTAAGTTCTTAAAATTAGTGccaaatgaaaaaatagTACAGTTATGGAGATTGGAAGACTGGAAGTCTGGCCATTACGCTCAATTGGACTTGCAATTGATCCAAGGTTCTGGTGAAACAAAAATGATTGTGAAATGGTCTGGTATCCCAGTTGGTGAGGAAGATAGAGTTAGAGGTAACTTCGAAGATTATTACATTAGATCTATAAAGATTACCTTTGGTTTTGGCGCTGTCTTGTAA
- a CDS encoding DEHA2G05852p (highly similar to uniprot|P25043 Saccharomyces cerevisiae YOR157C PUP1 Endopeptidase with trypsin-like activity that cleaves after basic residues), with protein sequence MPGLSFDNYQRNHFLTTKGFGAPTATSTGTTIVGCKFKGGVVIAADTRATAGSIVADKNCEKLHRLAPRIWCAGAGTAADTEMVTQLIASNLELHSLSQNRKPRVITALTLLKQHLFKYQGHLGAYLIVAGVDPTGAHLLSVQAHGSTDIGQYQSLGSGSLAAMAVLETHWRPDMSREEAMKLVADAIESGIWNDLGSGSNVDLCVMEIGKDAELYRNYLTPNVRSEKTRSYKFQRGTTAVLRESVRELVDVEETVIPFNSGTADAMEVDA encoded by the coding sequence ATGCCTGGTTTAagttttgataattatCAAAGGAATCACTTTTTAACCACCAAGGGTTTTGGTGCGCCAACCGCTACTTCGACTGGTACCACGATTGTCGGATGTAAGTTTAAGGGAGGAGTTGTTATTGCAGCAGATACTAGGGCTACCGCTGGTAGCATTGTGGCGGATAAGaattgtgaaaaattacataGATTGGCCCCAAGAATTTGGTGTGCTGGTGCTGGTACTGCTGCGGACACCGAGATGGTGACCCAATTGATAGCGTCCAACTTGGAATTGCATTCTTTGTCACAGAACCGTAAACCAAGAGTAATCACAGCATTGACGTTATTGAAGCAGCATTTATTTAAGTATCAAGGTCACTTGGGAGCGTATCTTATTGTTGCGGGTGTTGATCCAACCGGAGCTCACTTGTTATCTGTACAAGCACATGGTTCTACAGACATTGGACAATATCAATCATTAGGATCTGGATCCTTGGCGGCAATGGCAGTGTTAGAAACCCACTGGAGACCAGACATGTCTAGAGAAGAGGCCATGAAGTTGGTCGCCGACGCCATCGAGCTGGGTATCTGGAACGATTTGGGTTCTGGTTCTAACGTTGACTTGTGTGTTATGGAAATCGGGAAGGATGCTGAATTGTACAGGAACTACTTGACTCCAAATGTGAGATCTGAAAAGACCAGATCGTATAAGTTCCAAAGAGGTACGACTGCGGTCTTGAGAGAAAGCGTGCGTGAATTGGTCGATGTTGAAGAAACGGTTATACCTTTTAATTCTGGCACCGCTGATGCCATGGAAGTTGATGCCTAG